In Persephonella sp. IF05-L8, the following are encoded in one genomic region:
- a CDS encoding HIT family protein produces MNKECPFCNMPEENIILKNGLCYAIYDKYPVTEGHILIIPYRHFDNYFDATKEEKIAFIELIDRAKEFLDQKFKPDGYNIGVNIGKTAGQTIFHVHIHLIPRYKGDTQNPVGGVRGVIPDKQKYLF; encoded by the coding sequence GTCCCTTTTGCAATATGCCTGAGGAAAATATAATTCTAAAAAATGGGTTGTGCTACGCAATATACGACAAATATCCTGTAACAGAAGGACATATATTAATCATTCCTTATAGGCATTTTGATAATTATTTTGATGCAACAAAAGAAGAGAAGATTGCTTTTATTGAGCTAATAGACAGGGCAAAAGAGTTTTTAGACCAGAAGTTTAAGCCTGATGGATATAATATTGGGGTAAATATTGGGAAAACAGCAGGTCAAACTATTTTTCATGTTCATATTCATCTAATTCCCAGATACAAAGGGGATACCCAAAACCCTGTAGGTGGTGTTAGGGGAGTAATTCCAGATAAGCAAAAGTATTTGTTTTAA
- a CDS encoding hotdog domain-containing protein → MEIKTHREINPKYSGVPLAVETDKFASVILELTEEMKADEKGLVHGGFIFSAADYCSMLAVNHPNVVLAKAEVKFLKPAVVGEHIVFEGIVIEKNENKRTVEVQGKNEQNEIIFTGKFYCVITPKHVLD, encoded by the coding sequence ATGGAAATAAAAACCCACAGGGAAATTAATCCTAAATATTCAGGAGTGCCATTAGCCGTTGAAACTGACAAGTTTGCCTCTGTTATTTTAGAACTTACCGAAGAGATGAAAGCCGATGAAAAAGGGCTTGTTCATGGAGGTTTTATTTTTTCTGCTGCCGATTACTGCTCAATGCTTGCTGTAAATCATCCAAATGTTGTTCTTGCCAAAGCAGAAGTGAAATTTTTAAAACCTGCAGTTGTAGGAGAGCATATTGTATTTGAAGGAATAGTTATTGAGAAAAATGAAAACAAAAGAACAGTAGAAGTTCAGGGGAAGAACGAACAAAATGAAATCATTTTTACAGGTAAGTTTTATTGCGTAATAACCCCAAAACATGTGCTTGATTAG
- a CDS encoding penicillin-binding protein 2: MNKNKVYIVSFLITLGFFAIIGRLFYFQVLKRDEFLNYIQKQYYAEEKIILPRGTIYDQNGRILGISVPTIDVFAIKKYIKNKEKVAKELSKILKIPYQQILRKLNGKKNYVVLARNIDTSYKDRILALRKSLQEWNLGVVESSKRYYPLGSIAGSNIGFVNKYTGEGAAGLELKYDDLLGGGFASIVLMKDALGNPITIEKEKNETHVKDVKLTIDSNIQFITEEALKKLVEERKPKEAAILIMNSNTGEIIANATYPNYNPNKYWKYKNHRNISFHNAYEIGSLAKPFVLVEAIDENRINFSKEYYCGEGKVIVDGIRIRDHKSYKNLTPEDIIVYSSNGGIINIALQLDPDKLYERFKLLGFGKSTKTFPGEASGLIRPFKRKVDVAYASIGQNWTATLVQVAVAYSAIANGGYLVKPHFLKEIISSSTGETQKIEIGKMEKVLSDEAVQKLQKILTQVVERGTAKKGKSEYFTIAGKTGTAQKYDPAIKALSNEKFYTWFAGYFPAEKPKFTVVIFANEPKKIKKWEFIGGGTVSAPVLKFLVDRIMFYYKQKPDKEVEHGNKNPQGN; this comes from the coding sequence ATGAATAAAAATAAGGTTTACATAGTTTCGTTCCTTATAACACTTGGATTTTTTGCTATTATTGGTAGGTTATTTTATTTTCAGGTACTCAAGAGAGATGAATTTCTAAATTATATACAAAAACAATATTATGCAGAAGAAAAAATTATCCTACCAAGAGGTACTATTTACGACCAGAATGGTAGAATTCTTGGAATAAGTGTTCCTACTATAGATGTTTTTGCAATAAAGAAATATATTAAAAACAAGGAAAAAGTTGCAAAAGAACTTTCTAAAATTCTTAAAATCCCTTATCAACAAATCTTGAGAAAACTAAACGGCAAAAAGAATTATGTCGTTTTAGCCAGAAATATAGATACTTCTTACAAAGATAGAATTCTCGCTTTAAGAAAATCTCTGCAAGAATGGAACCTTGGAGTTGTAGAAAGCTCTAAGAGATACTATCCCCTTGGTAGTATAGCAGGTTCAAATATAGGTTTTGTAAATAAATATACAGGAGAAGGAGCAGCAGGACTGGAGCTTAAATATGATGATTTACTGGGAGGAGGTTTTGCAAGTATTGTTCTTATGAAAGATGCCCTTGGAAATCCTATAACAATAGAAAAAGAAAAAAATGAAACCCATGTTAAAGATGTAAAACTTACTATAGATAGTAATATTCAATTTATAACAGAAGAAGCTCTGAAAAAACTTGTAGAAGAAAGAAAACCAAAAGAAGCAGCAATTTTAATTATGAACTCCAATACTGGTGAGATTATAGCAAATGCAACATACCCTAACTATAATCCAAACAAATACTGGAAATATAAAAATCACAGAAATATATCCTTTCATAACGCCTATGAGATAGGCTCACTGGCAAAGCCTTTTGTTCTTGTAGAAGCAATAGATGAAAATAGAATAAACTTTTCAAAAGAATATTACTGTGGAGAAGGAAAAGTCATTGTTGATGGTATCAGAATTAGAGACCATAAATCTTACAAAAATCTCACACCAGAAGATATTATAGTTTACTCATCAAATGGAGGAATTATAAATATAGCCCTCCAGCTTGACCCCGATAAGCTATATGAACGTTTTAAATTACTTGGTTTTGGTAAGTCAACCAAAACATTTCCCGGCGAAGCTTCAGGATTAATCAGACCCTTTAAAAGAAAAGTAGACGTAGCCTACGCATCAATAGGCCAAAACTGGACAGCCACACTTGTTCAAGTTGCAGTAGCTTACTCAGCGATTGCAAACGGAGGTTATCTTGTAAAACCACATTTTCTTAAGGAGATAATCAGTTCTTCCACTGGAGAAACTCAAAAAATAGAGATAGGAAAAATGGAAAAAGTCTTGTCTGATGAAGCAGTTCAGAAACTTCAAAAAATACTTACTCAAGTAGTAGAAAGAGGAACAGCCAAAAAAGGAAAATCTGAGTATTTCACAATTGCAGGAAAAACAGGAACAGCCCAGAAATATGACCCTGCCATAAAAGCCCTTTCCAATGAGAAATTTTACACATGGTTTGCAGGTTATTTCCCTGCAGAAAAACCAAAATTTACAGTGGTTATATTTGCAAATGAACCTAAAAAAATAAAAAAATGGGAGTTTATCGGTGGTGGAACAGTTTCAGCTCCTGTTTTAAAATTTTTAGTTGATAGAATAATGTTCTATTACAAGCAAAAACCTGACAAAGAGGTGGAGCATGGAAATAAAAACCCACAGGGAAATTAA
- a CDS encoding cell division protein FtsL, with translation MRELVIELKKDLSYVKKYTYFWGFILFMAAAMVLYNQYYFHVDKQIVELTKIKNQLTAEKLILQKTISRLSSPERIGRIAKQKLKMDTVDYSRVHFIDTK, from the coding sequence ATGAGGGAGTTGGTAATAGAATTAAAAAAAGATTTAAGCTATGTAAAAAAATATACATACTTTTGGGGGTTCATACTATTTATGGCTGCTGCCATGGTTCTTTATAATCAGTACTATTTCCACGTTGATAAACAGATTGTAGAGCTTACAAAGATAAAAAACCAGCTAACAGCAGAAAAACTTATACTTCAGAAAACAATAAGCAGACTTTCTTCCCCTGAAAGAATTGGTAGAATTGCTAAACAAAAGCTAAAAATGGATACGGTAGATTACTCACGAGTGCACTTTATAGACACAAAATAG
- the rsmH gene encoding 16S rRNA (cytosine(1402)-N(4))-methyltransferase RsmH, which produces MVEHYPVLHREILNFFKNIKGKYIVDATVGGGGHSFLLLKSLPDIHIIGLDKDEYALKKADEKLSQFKGRYTLVKSSFKDLDKVLAQLGIPEVSGFLFDLGVSMFQLKNERGFSFQREEPLDMRMDTSQHLTAYQVVNQYPKDLLEKIIFEYGEEKFARKITKNIVEYRKKKPIETTKELADIIYKTYPPPLRRKRIHPATKTFQAIRIEVNNELNEIKEGVTKAIDRTQKDGIIAVISFHSLEDRIIKNIFREAKKLKKVEILTKKPITPGEEELKENPPSRSAKLRVAKRV; this is translated from the coding sequence TTGGTTGAACATTATCCGGTTTTACATAGAGAGATATTAAATTTTTTTAAAAATATAAAAGGAAAATATATAGTGGATGCCACAGTAGGAGGAGGGGGTCATTCCTTTTTACTCCTAAAATCTTTACCAGATATTCATATAATTGGTCTGGATAAAGATGAATATGCTCTAAAAAAAGCAGATGAAAAATTATCCCAATTCAAAGGCAGATATACACTTGTTAAAAGTTCCTTCAAAGATTTAGACAAAGTTCTTGCCCAGCTTGGTATTCCTGAAGTCAGCGGCTTTTTATTTGACCTTGGGGTTTCAATGTTTCAGCTGAAAAACGAAAGAGGTTTTTCTTTCCAGCGGGAAGAACCACTTGATATGCGAATGGACACCTCTCAACATCTGACGGCCTATCAGGTTGTCAATCAATATCCAAAGGATTTACTTGAAAAAATAATTTTTGAGTATGGAGAGGAAAAATTTGCCAGAAAAATTACAAAAAATATAGTTGAATACAGAAAGAAAAAACCCATAGAAACCACAAAAGAACTGGCAGATATAATATACAAAACATATCCCCCTCCTTTACGTCGAAAAAGAATACATCCTGCCACAAAAACATTTCAGGCAATAAGGATAGAAGTAAATAATGAACTAAATGAAATTAAGGAAGGAGTTACAAAAGCAATAGACAGGACACAAAAAGATGGAATTATAGCAGTTATATCATTTCATTCCCTTGAAGATAGAATTATAAAAAACATCTTTAGAGAAGCTAAAAAATTAAAGAAAGTAGAAATACTGACGAAAAAACCTATTACACCGGGAGAGGAGGAACTCAAAGAAAATCCTCCCTCACGCAGTGCAAAACTAAGAGTTGCGAAAAGGGTCTAA
- a CDS encoding FprA family A-type flavoprotein: MVPEERKLFDNGTHQNILLEDYGHGEMVQANVHFIVDNNQGIILDPGGHKVFKHLLSELGGLIGVDNLKYIFLSHQDPDIVAAINGWLMTTKATALCSDLWIRFIPHFGVDRLVVNRIKGIGDRGTIIKLGNSELYILPAHFMHAPGNLQIYDPVSKILYSGDLGASLGQDYLYAPSFEEHIKYMEGFHRRYIPTSKVLKAWVKMVRQLDIEMIAPQHGAIMKGKDMVNKFFDWLENLECGIDIMEDVYQIPQEHFEG, from the coding sequence ATGGTTCCAGAAGAAAGGAAGTTGTTTGATAACGGTACCCATCAAAACATTCTTCTTGAAGATTACGGCCATGGCGAAATGGTTCAAGCCAATGTTCACTTTATAGTAGATAATAATCAAGGTATCATTCTTGACCCGGGGGGACATAAAGTATTTAAACATCTTCTTTCTGAATTAGGAGGTTTAATAGGAGTTGACAATCTCAAGTATATTTTCTTATCCCATCAAGACCCTGATATAGTTGCAGCCATAAACGGCTGGCTTATGACAACCAAGGCTACAGCACTATGTTCTGACCTATGGATAAGATTTATACCCCACTTTGGAGTTGACCGGTTGGTTGTTAACCGTATAAAAGGTATAGGAGACAGAGGAACAATTATAAAATTAGGCAATTCAGAACTTTATATACTTCCAGCCCATTTTATGCATGCACCTGGAAATCTCCAGATATATGACCCTGTTTCCAAAATTTTATATTCTGGCGACCTTGGAGCCTCACTGGGACAGGATTATCTATATGCTCCAAGTTTTGAAGAGCATATCAAATATATGGAAGGCTTCCACAGAAGGTATATACCCACATCAAAAGTTTTAAAAGCCTGGGTGAAAATGGTAAGGCAGCTTGATATTGAAATGATAGCTCCACAGCACGGAGCAATAATGAAAGGTAAAGATATGGTTAACAAATTTTTTGACTGGCTTGAAAATTTAGAATGCGGTATAGATATTATGGAAGATGTTTATCAAATTCCGCAGGAACATTTTGAAGGATAA
- a CDS encoding peptidylprolyl isomerase, with amino-acid sequence MFTNIGKSKFMKIVLFITTFAFVGTAFVALLVYKLSGNIQGVAEINGRTIPVAEYYYYLNLLTREAEAQGIEPDKKALRIEALKNAIDQELLYQEAQKEGVEATDEEVKQYLLDIPAFQEEGKFSKEKYFTFLSNINLSPQMFEQILKKELSIRHLLAIHRVSFYISEDELNTFVKKQLSRISGKVAIITPAVENPTQQEIEEYYKQNLKEFAGKKGKLITVYKIDKTLKDADKKAQKLFLSLKNNQQPSQEEGIQKIFSGEIYDKNVNLPEKVKEELDKLSKQKPILLVSTDKAYYLIKFEKEVSEPIPLEKVKEKVIASIKNKKLAEKTEELYKTVSKEIKTIKDLKSLSEKYHAEIKEIKNQPAQSIAMEYGIPLDKISLLTKAKPGQIIEPFKTSTGIVVIQIEKISQPENKAKEDMLNLMKPILTNTKYQTIIRMFIDKLQEEAEIKINKRIIQ; translated from the coding sequence ATGTTTACAAATATAGGAAAATCAAAATTTATGAAAATAGTTCTTTTCATAACAACATTTGCATTTGTTGGAACTGCCTTTGTAGCTTTGCTTGTTTACAAACTTTCAGGAAATATTCAAGGAGTAGCTGAGATAAATGGTAGAACAATACCTGTTGCAGAATATTATTATTATCTCAACCTTCTTACTCGAGAGGCAGAAGCGCAAGGAATAGAACCAGACAAAAAAGCCCTTAGAATAGAAGCGTTAAAAAATGCTATAGACCAGGAATTACTTTATCAAGAAGCTCAAAAGGAAGGTGTTGAAGCCACAGATGAAGAGGTAAAGCAGTATTTACTTGATATTCCTGCTTTTCAGGAAGAAGGCAAATTCTCCAAAGAAAAATATTTTACATTTTTGTCAAACATAAATTTATCTCCCCAGATGTTTGAACAGATTTTGAAAAAGGAGCTTTCTATCAGACATCTCCTTGCTATCCATAGAGTTAGTTTTTATATATCAGAAGATGAGTTAAACACATTTGTAAAGAAACAGCTGTCCAGAATTTCAGGAAAAGTAGCCATAATAACTCCAGCAGTAGAAAATCCAACCCAGCAGGAAATAGAAGAATACTACAAACAAAACCTGAAAGAATTTGCCGGTAAAAAGGGAAAATTAATAACAGTTTACAAAATTGACAAAACCCTGAAAGACGCAGATAAAAAAGCCCAAAAATTATTCCTGAGCCTGAAAAACAACCAGCAACCATCCCAGGAAGAAGGAATTCAAAAAATATTTTCAGGAGAAATTTACGACAAAAATGTGAACCTTCCTGAAAAGGTAAAAGAAGAGCTTGACAAACTTTCTAAACAAAAACCAATATTACTTGTATCTACAGACAAAGCCTATTATCTAATAAAATTCGAAAAAGAAGTTTCGGAACCAATTCCCCTTGAAAAAGTCAAAGAAAAAGTTATTGCAAGCATAAAAAATAAAAAGCTTGCAGAAAAAACAGAGGAATTATACAAAACCGTATCAAAAGAGATTAAAACTATAAAAGACCTGAAATCATTATCAGAAAAATATCATGCAGAAATAAAAGAAATAAAAAATCAGCCTGCTCAAAGTATAGCTATGGAATATGGTATCCCATTAGATAAAATTTCACTTTTAACAAAAGCAAAACCCGGCCAGATTATAGAACCATTTAAAACATCTACAGGGATTGTTGTAATTCAAATTGAGAAAATTTCACAGCCTGAAAATAAAGCAAAAGAAGATATGCTTAATCTTATGAAACCAATCCTAACAAATACAAAATATCAGACGATAATTAGAATGTTCATAGATAAACTTCAAGAAGAGGCAGAAATAAAAATTAATAAAAGGATTATCCAATAA
- a CDS encoding ABC transporter ATP-binding protein, which produces MKEIIRLENLNKIYETAGIKTHALKDINLTIYEGEFVAIMGASGSGKTTLMNIIGCLDTPTSGKYYLMGKDVSTLDDDHLSEIRNQYIGFVFQQFFLIPYLTAYENILVPVIYSKYNFKEKEKEAEEILEKIGLKDKKAHKPNQLSGGQQQRVAIGRALINNPELILADEPTGALDSKTAQEIMKIFVDLNKSGKTIVLITHDPNIASYATRIVRISDGKIIS; this is translated from the coding sequence ATGAAAGAAATAATTAGACTGGAAAATCTAAATAAAATATACGAAACAGCAGGTATAAAAACCCATGCTTTAAAGGATATAAATCTAACCATATACGAAGGTGAATTTGTTGCCATTATGGGTGCTTCAGGTTCAGGTAAAACAACCCTTATGAATATAATTGGATGCCTTGATACTCCCACCTCTGGTAAATATTACTTAATGGGCAAAGATGTATCTACCCTTGATGATGACCATCTTTCTGAAATTAGAAATCAGTATATCGGATTTGTTTTTCAGCAGTTTTTCCTGATACCCTATCTTACCGCTTATGAGAATATACTTGTTCCAGTAATATACTCAAAATACAACTTCAAAGAAAAAGAAAAGGAAGCTGAAGAAATACTGGAAAAAATAGGTCTAAAGGACAAAAAAGCTCACAAACCAAACCAGCTATCAGGGGGACAACAGCAAAGAGTGGCCATAGGTAGAGCATTAATAAATAATCCGGAGCTAATTCTGGCAGATGAACCAACAGGAGCACTTGATAGCAAAACTGCACAGGAAATCATGAAAATTTTTGTTGACCTGAACAAATCAGGGAAAACAATAGTTTTAATAACCCACGACCCTAATATAGCCTCTTATGCCACAAGAATAGTCAGAATTTCTGATGGTAAAATAATTAGCTGA
- a CDS encoding efflux RND transporter periplasmic adaptor subunit codes for MKKFLIISLIVLIPIVAGIYYYNKQKEQQQQIKVYKTAKVKRGKIQNIINATAIVKTRVNAYLKIGTRATGKVEKMFVEIGDYVKKGQLIAVIDQREYKKDVEALKYQLKEAQKKLQKVLQIYPVRIKEAEKNLSVAQAEYEYAKWNYSREKQLLKEGFTTQESYERAQKELKAKKAQLELAKATVEKLKVEYQNEKAIAEENIKVIEKQLEKAKIRLSYTEIYSPIDGIVSKVVAREGETLVAGLQAGELVTILKPDKLEIQIFVDETDIGKVKPGQKVIYYVDAYPDKFFHGKITQIYPEPIVKQNIVYYLAIVPVKREYAIYLRPEMTVYTKIIAGEKDNALIIPNSAIRYEKGKQYVYVIQNGKPVKRYIKTGWIGERYTEVIEGLKEGEEIAVKFSAPVKTKVFK; via the coding sequence ATGAAAAAATTTTTGATTATCAGCCTTATAGTTCTTATTCCTATTGTAGCTGGTATTTACTATTACAATAAGCAAAAAGAACAACAACAGCAGATAAAAGTCTATAAAACTGCAAAAGTAAAGAGAGGCAAAATCCAGAATATAATAAATGCCACAGCCATTGTAAAAACCAGAGTTAACGCATACCTGAAAATAGGAACCCGTGCCACAGGTAAAGTAGAGAAGATGTTTGTTGAGATAGGAGATTATGTCAAAAAAGGTCAATTAATTGCTGTAATAGACCAGAGGGAATATAAAAAAGATGTGGAAGCCCTTAAATATCAACTTAAGGAGGCTCAAAAAAAATTACAAAAAGTTTTACAAATATACCCTGTAAGAATAAAAGAAGCCGAGAAAAATCTATCTGTTGCCCAGGCAGAATACGAATATGCAAAGTGGAACTATTCACGGGAAAAACAGTTGTTAAAAGAGGGATTTACCACCCAAGAAAGTTATGAAAGAGCCCAAAAAGAGCTAAAAGCCAAAAAAGCCCAGCTTGAGCTGGCAAAAGCAACTGTAGAAAAATTAAAAGTAGAATACCAAAATGAAAAAGCCATAGCAGAAGAAAACATAAAAGTTATAGAAAAGCAGTTAGAAAAAGCAAAAATCAGATTATCCTATACAGAAATATACTCTCCAATAGATGGAATAGTCTCAAAAGTGGTTGCCCGTGAAGGAGAAACCCTTGTTGCAGGCCTGCAGGCAGGGGAACTGGTTACGATACTCAAACCAGACAAACTGGAAATACAGATTTTTGTAGATGAAACAGACATAGGAAAGGTAAAACCCGGACAAAAAGTTATCTATTATGTTGATGCCTATCCAGACAAATTTTTCCACGGAAAAATAACACAGATTTACCCTGAGCCAATCGTAAAACAGAATATAGTTTATTACCTTGCAATAGTCCCAGTAAAAAGAGAATATGCAATATATCTAAGACCTGAGATGACAGTTTATACAAAAATAATAGCCGGAGAGAAAGATAACGCCTTAATTATCCCAAACTCAGCAATCAGATATGAAAAAGGAAAACAGTATGTCTATGTAATACAAAACGGCAAACCTGTAAAAAGGTACATAAAAACAGGCTGGATAGGAGAAAGATATACCGAAGTAATAGAGGGATTAAAAGAGGGTGAAGAAATAGCAGTTAAATTCTCAGCACCTGTTAAAACAAAGGTCTTCAAATGA
- a CDS encoding TolC family protein → MRYLYLLILFLYSTGFGLTLDEAIRLALNNHPYLKEQYHYLKASEFDYKYSWGNFSPTVSFNFDYTKFRGLSGVDSFSRSRSVKFSWILYNSGTNILGLLKSKETLYSVKQNYNEKVLDIIYNVKKSYYETIAKKQIYKVRQIQLKAAQKNLELAQKKLELGLSTRADYLQAKVRVENVKYSLISAEVEYRKSLANLNSLIGYPLDTQLELTYSILQKFEVYGIPDFRFIKELAFKKRPIFQQYYHEIKKAQYITKEKLFSFTPVISVSYSLNKDYYSYSGTDYYNAFSLGLSWTIFEGLKRYHAYLSAKENEIAQKEKLRDLRRNITLNLFKYYMDLKAAYKNINVAKSLLKEAEYNYRQAIGEYKAGKGDIISLLTAESSLANAREKLIGSLLTMALTKAMLEREIGVLDLSKEEQFQ, encoded by the coding sequence ATGAGATATCTGTATCTATTGATTTTATTTTTATACTCAACAGGTTTTGGTCTGACCCTTGATGAAGCAATCAGATTGGCGTTAAACAATCATCCCTATCTAAAAGAGCAGTATCACTATCTAAAAGCCTCAGAATTTGATTACAAATACAGCTGGGGAAATTTTTCTCCAACTGTAAGTTTCAATTTTGACTATACGAAATTTAGAGGGTTATCTGGTGTAGATAGTTTTAGCAGAAGTCGTTCAGTTAAATTTTCCTGGATTTTGTATAACTCAGGAACTAATATACTGGGACTTTTAAAAAGTAAAGAGACTTTATACTCAGTAAAGCAAAACTATAACGAAAAAGTATTAGATATTATCTATAATGTGAAAAAATCTTATTATGAGACCATTGCCAAGAAACAGATATACAAAGTTCGGCAAATCCAGCTAAAAGCAGCCCAGAAAAATCTTGAACTGGCACAAAAAAAACTTGAGCTGGGATTATCAACCCGGGCAGATTATCTTCAGGCAAAAGTAAGGGTTGAAAATGTGAAATATTCCCTTATTAGTGCTGAGGTTGAATATAGAAAATCCCTTGCTAATCTTAATAGCTTGATAGGCTATCCTCTTGATACACAATTAGAACTCACCTATTCAATTTTGCAAAAATTTGAGGTTTATGGTATTCCTGATTTTAGATTTATTAAAGAGCTTGCTTTTAAGAAAAGACCTATATTTCAGCAATACTACCATGAAATAAAAAAGGCACAGTATATAACGAAGGAAAAACTTTTTAGTTTTACACCTGTCATCTCAGTATCATATTCTTTAAATAAAGATTATTACTCATATTCCGGAACGGATTACTATAATGCCTTTAGTTTAGGACTTAGTTGGACTATATTTGAAGGCCTCAAAAGATATCATGCCTATCTTTCGGCAAAAGAAAATGAAATAGCCCAGAAGGAAAAATTACGAGATTTAAGAAGAAATATAACATTAAACCTTTTTAAGTACTATATGGACTTAAAGGCTGCATATAAAAACATAAATGTTGCAAAAAGTTTACTCAAAGAAGCTGAATATAATTACAGGCAAGCAATAGGTGAATACAAAGCAGGAAAAGGAGATATTATATCTTTGCTGACAGCAGAAAGTTCACTGGCTAATGCCCGTGAAAAACTTATAGGTTCACTTCTTACCATGGCACTTACCAAAGCAATGTTAGAGCGGGAGATAGGGGTTCTTGATTTATCTAAGGAGGAACAATTCCAATGA